A window from Danio aesculapii chromosome 6, fDanAes4.1, whole genome shotgun sequence encodes these proteins:
- the snrpc gene encoding U1 small nuclear ribonucleoprotein C, translating into MPKFYCDYCDTYLTHDSPSVRKTHCSGRKHKENVKDYYQKWMEEQAQSLIDKTTAAFQQGKIPPTPFPGAPPPGGSLLPHPSIGGPPRPGMLPAPPMGGPPMMPMMGPPPHAMMPGGPGPGMRPPMGGPMQMMPGPHMMRPPARPMMPAVRPGMVRPDR; encoded by the exons ATGCCGAA GTTTTATTGTGATTACTGTGACACATACCTGACACATGATTCG CCCTCGGTCAGAAAGACACACTGCAGTGGACGCAAACACAAAGAAAATGTGAAGGATTATTATCAGAAGTGGATGGAGGAGCAAGCTCAGTCTCTCATTGACAAAACGA CGGCTGCTTTCCAGCAGGGTAAAATTCCACCCACCCCGTTCCCAGGAGCCCCTCCACCTGGCGGATCCCTGCTACCTCACCCAAGCATTG GTGGACCTCCGAGGCCGGGCATGTTACCAGCTCCACCGATGGGTGGTCCACCTATGATGCCCATGATGGGTCCCCCTCCTCATGCCATGATGCCTGGAGGACCAG GTCCAGGTATGCGGCCACCAATGGGTGGGCCTATGCAAATGATGCCTGGGCCACACATGATGCGACCTCCTGCTCGGCCAATGATGCCAGCTGTTAGACCTGGTATGGTGCGTCCTGATCGATAA